In Isosphaera pallida ATCC 43644, the sequence TGGCGTTGAGCCAGGACGACTTGGGGGGGCCACTGAGGTAATCGGCCCAGAGACGAATCTCATCATGGTTGCGGGCGACGTTGCGCCTCTCAGGGCCGTCGAAGGCGGGCGGAGTCGGGTGGCTGGCGAGGATGTTCAAGGAGACGCCGTCAATGTCGATGGGTACATCCCAATGGCTTTTGGAGGAAAGGCGGAACACCTTGAGATCCTCTGCGTCGTACCAGGGGTTACCCTGAGGGTTGCGAGGCAGCATCGGGTTAGGCATGTCGGACCACAGGACGGTTTGGAAATCCCGTAGGGCCTCGCGGCGGATTGGGTAAACCGACAGGAGCGCCATGCCGTATTGACCGGGGTGTTGGCCATAGCCTAGGCAATCCTCGCCGTAACCGCGTTGTCCTGGTTGGCCGACGATCTGACCATTCTTGTCGAGGTCGCGTCCACTGGGCACGCCGGTGTTGACCGGACCGATCAGGTGGTGAGGGAAGATGCGGGGCGGCGCACCGTTTTGGGAAACCGCCAGGTAGCGGGTCTGGAAGGCGTCTAGCGCGACTCCGTCGGGGTCGTAGTCAAACTCGTTCAAAAGGATCACGTCGGGAGCAACGCGCTGGATGACCTCGGCGATGACGCGGGCCTGAGGATCGTCGGGGGTAGCTAGCGAGGCGATAAGGCCGCCAGCTTGGGGCCGATTGAGCGATACATTGAAGGTTGCCACCCGAATGCAGCCGGGCGGTTTGGGAGGAACCAGTGGCTCCTGGGCGTTCAAGGGGCACGACCAACAGGCCATGAGTAACACCGCCGAAAACACACGGCCGCGACCGGTCATGGAGCGTCACCTGTGACGGAGGGGGAGGCCAAAATGGGAGTGACCATCGCGTTGACGTGGAAAGGGGGGCCGATGGTCGGTCCTGCATGAAGCACAAATCCGATCAGATCGGATTCGATTCGATCAGATCAAATCAGATCAGATCAGATCAGAGGGGACGCGGTCGATGCAGGTTGGAAAGTCGAGCGGAGGCGAGCCGAGTGCCGGGACCGGACAGGGCTTTGGGGGGGGAGAAAATCTCCCGCATCACAACGAAGTCTCGCCACCGTTCAGGCTTGCTTCGGAGTTCTTGAAGCAAAGGGAATCTGCCTGAGGACGAGGTTGCGGATGTTGACGCTGCCGCAGGGTTGGCCCGCGTGTCGATCTCGGCAGTCGAGGGGGGAAGTTGGGAAGAGTCCAGACCGCGAAGGATGACGGGGTTGAGGGACGCGAGTTGCTCGATGTTCATCGAGCCCGGCGCGCCGGATTGATGGCCGCGGGCGGCCTTAGAAGCGGCCTCGCGGCGGGTCTTCTCGCGGGCTCGATCACGGTCCCGGTCTCGATCTCGTTGACGCTCTCGGATGCGGTCGGGAGAACGTCGGATCACGATGGGCGGGCGGTTGTCGGGGATGAAAATGAGTTCCTCAAGGGGTTCGCGCTCGCGGTCGCGGTCGCGCTGACGCTCACGGGTAGGTTGGCGTTCCCGCTCCCGTTGACGCTCCCGTTCCCGATCGAAGTCGCCGACACCGGGAAGACGGGGGGGACTGGCCGACTCCAAGGGTCGAACGCCGGGCGCGTCACCACGTGGGGGGGGCGGCGGCGGGGGAGGTTGACGCAAGGGAGGCGGTTGCTGACGAGGCGGCGCGACTGGGCGAGCGAACTCCTCGTCCAGATCGACCGGTGGCCGAACCGGGTTGGGTTGGGGACGCGCCGCGGGCTCGCGGTTGAACAGGGCGTTGAAGATCCAGATGGCGGTCAACACCAAGGGGATCACCACGCGCAGAATGTCGCCCAGGTCGTTCATGGCGGCGGCTCGCAACGCGAAGGAAAGGAAAGGGGCAGCGAATCAATCCGAGACGATTCAACTCGTTGAGGATAGGGTTTGACTCGACTGCCGATCCAATAGGATGGATGGGGTCGGGTTGGATAAGATCGCGTCTCCTCGGGATGACCCGCCACCGCCCTCGCCTCAAGCGACCGAAGCTGGGGGTCGAGATATGGAGACGTTGGGTCATGGAGCGTCCGAGGAGAAGGACGCGAGTCAGGGAGCGCGGGATTCCTCTGTTCCTGCCGTTGCCGCTGGGAGATGATCTCGGAGCGGCAACCCGAATTGAATTACGTCTCAAGCGGTGGTAACCGATCGGCTGGTAGTTTCGTTGTGGCCGGTGTTGGCGATGGCGGCCCGCATCTCGGTGTCGGCCTGGACGTTGCGGAGGTTGTAGTAATCCATCACACCGAGCTTGCCTTCGCGTAGCGCTGCGGCGATTGCTTGAGGCACTTCGGCCTCGGCTAACACGACTTTGGCACGGTTTTCCTGGATCAGCGCCATCATTTCCTGCTCGCGGGCTACGGCGAAGGCGCGACGTTCCTCGGCTTTGGCACGGGCCACCCGGGTGTCGGCCTCGGCTTGTTGGGCTTGGAGGTTGGCCCCGATGTTGTCGCCCACGTCAATGTCGGCGATGTCGATGGACAGAATCTCGAAGGCGGTGCCGGCGTCAAGTCCTTTTTCCAGCACCCGCTTGGAGATCATGTCGGGGTTCTCCAGCACCTGCTTATGATTTTCCGCCGAGCCGATGGTGGTCACGATCCCCTCGCCGACCCGGGCGATGATGGTTTCCTCAGTAGCACCGCCCACGAGGCGGTCGATGTTGGTCCGCACCGTCACCCGGGCTTTGGCCTTGAGTTGGATGCCATCTTTGGCGACGGCATCTACCGTGGTCCGGCCCTTCATTGGGTCGGGGCAGTCGATCACTTTGGGATTGACGCTGGTTTGGATCGCCTCGAGCACGTTGCGGCCCGCCAGGTCGATCGCCGCGGCGCGACGCCACGACAGCGGAATCTCGGCCCGGTTGGCCGCGATCAGCGCCTTGATGACGCTAGGCACGTTACCCCCGGCCAGAAAGTGCGCCTCCAGCGCCTTGGTCGTCACCCCATCCTTGTCGCTCAGACCAGCCTGCATCGCCATGATCTTCGACCGCACAATCACGTTGGGATTGACCCGACGCAGCGACATTCCCACCAGGTCCATCAAGCCGATGCCCGCCCTCGTGGTCCAAGATTGAATCCAAAGATTGAAAAACTTTGCGACAAACACGAAAAGGAACAACAACAACAACCCTAGGGCGATCAGAACCGCCACAAGAATGAAACTGGGATCCCCCTGGGCGAATGGAACCAATCCGGAGACAAAAACGTTCATGGGAAACCTCAATCCTGGGGTCGGAGGGTGCGGAGCCAAACTACGGGAGCGATCAGTGGAGACCCCGGCTTGGACAGAGGACGAGCGAAACACGCCTTCGTCGCGTCCATCACCATGGAGCTGGCTTGCGATGGGGTCGGTTTGAGATCATCAAAGGTCGAAGTAACCGAAAGGGGTTGGAGCATCCAATGGTTTTCGCCTCCGGCTGATCAGGAATCAGATTGTATGGCGACCACGTGGTCGCTGGCAAGCACGAGCCGCGGCGCATGGGCAGCCGAGCCGGGTTCAGGCGACCGCCTGAACCAACCCGGCCGGATGTTTGGGGCCAAGGGTCTTAGTTCGGGATCACGGGTTGCCACCGCTGGGGGCAATGACCAGAATGCCGTCGGTGCCGTCGGGTTGCCGCACTTGGAGGAAGATTTCTTCGCCCGGCATGAGGCGCATGACGATTTGGTCGCATTGGGCGGGGTTGAACACAGGGATGCGGTTGATTCTCAGCAGAGCCATGCCGGGACGCAATCCAGCGCGTTCTGCGGGGGTGTCGCGTCCTACCTGGGTCACGATGACTCCCGGGCCACGTCTCAGATTCAATCCAACCGACTCCTCGGGGGTGGCGGACCTGACGGTGAACCCCAGGGAGGCCACCGAGGGCAACTCGGCGAGGACGACCTCCAACGACCTCAATTGGCCTTCCCGATAAAACTCCAGCTTGACCCGGGAACCGACCCCTAAACGACCGATCTTGTTGCGCAGGTCGGCCACGTCGCGCACTGGTTCGCCATCCAAACGGACCACGATGTCGCCTACCCGCATTTGGGCTTTTTCGGCGGGACTCCCTGGAACGAGGCTGGCTATTTTGGCCCCCTGGGGCGGGTCGATGCCGATCTCCCGGGCTTCGGCGGGGTCGAGGGGTTCCAGAAGAACGCCCATGTATCCTCGGATGACCCGCTGATGTACGATGAGCTGTTCCACGACCGGCTTGACCACCGAAGCCGGAATCGCCAGGCCGATCCCCTGGTTGAAGCCGGTCTCCGACAGGATCGCGGTGTTGATGCCAACCACCTCCCCCTTGAGGTTGACCAGGGGACCGCCCGAGTTGCCGGGGTTGATCGCCGCGTCGGTTTGGATGAAATCCTGGTAAATCTCTTCCTGTTGAAGCATGGGGATGTTCGAGCGGCGGGTGGCCGAGACGATTCCGGCCGAGACGCTCTGTTCCAAAAAGAAGGGACTTCCAACGGCGAGAACCCAGTCGCCCACATCCAGGGAGTCGGAGTCTCCCCAGGCCGCCTCCACCGGCAACGGGGCAGGCACTTGGATGACCGCCAAATCGGTCTTGGGGTCGGCTCCAACCAGCCGCCCGACCAATTCCTGGCCGCGTTGCAGCTTGACGGTGATGGATGTGGCGTTTTGAATCACGTGGTTGTTGGTGACGATATAGCCCCGCCGACGGTCGTAAATCACTCCCGAGCCAATCCCGGACTCCACTCCAAAACCGCCCACCCGATTGAGGCCGTTGGTCCGCACCTGAACCACGCTGGGCATCACCCGGGTCGCCGCCATGCGGAACAGACCCGATGAGCGGGACAACACCCCCTGCTCGTCCAGCTGGCGCAACATTTGCGCCGTCGCCTCGGAGCGTCCTAGTTCCCAAGAAAAACCGATCCGAAAGGCCAACCAGGGACCCAGCGCCACGAGGCAAAATCCCAGGAACAGCGCGAGGATCAATAGAATCGGGCCCAGACGCAATCCCGAGCCCTGCTGGGGCGCGTCCTCGATGCGAAAGACTTCGGGACCATCAAGCGCCATGAGCATTCGTCCTTCTGTATGCCACTTCCACCGAGTCGCCGAGCCATTGTGGAACGGGGTGTCCCGACGCCGTCACCACGGATCAAGCAACCCCCAACCGGATGATGGCGAGGGTCAGCCTGATCGCTTCGGCGTCCCCGAAATCTCTCCATGATTGAAGCTAGGCGTTTTTCCGAGCGATTTCAAGACGCGCCGCGCTGCCTTCCCTACGCCGTCTGGTTTAGAACGGCGAGCCGGGTCCGGCGTCAGGGACGATCGAGGCGGCGCAGTTTTCGAACCGCATGATGTTTTTCAGGAAGGTCAACTGGACGGTGCCGGTCGCGCCATTGCGGTTTTTGGCGACGATCACTTCGGCGATGCCCGGTTGGTCGTTGGGATCGTAATATTCGGGCCGGTGAAGCAGCAAAACGAGGTCGGCATCCTGTTCAATGGCCCCCGACTCGCGCAGGTCGGACATGCGGGGGCGGCGATCCTCACGTTGTTCGACGCCGCGGTTCAGTTGGGACAGGGCGATGACCGGAATGCGCAAATCGCGGGCCATTGCCTTGAGCTTGCGGCTGATCTTAGCGATCTGCTCCTGACGGCTTTCCCGGCCTTCCTGTTCGGAATCCAGCAGTTGGATGTAGTCGATGACCACTAGGCCGATCTGGTCGCGCTGGCGTAGTCGTCGGCAGTTGGCGTGAATCTGCAAGACAGTGCGCGATGCGGTCTCGTCAATGAACAGGGGCAGCGACTCGAGTTCGCCGGCGGCTTTGACGAGGTCGGCGTGTTCACGGGTGCTGATGCGGTCCAACCCGCGAAACTTGCGACTGTCGATCCGGGTCCACGCGCAGAGCAACCGCTCGACCAATTCCAGTCGGCCCATCTCCAGGCTGACGAACAGCACCGGGGTGCCCGCCACGGCGACGGCGTACTGACAGATGTTTAACGCGAACGCCGTTTTGCCCATCGAGGGGCGGGCGGCGATCACGATCAGCTGCTCGGGATGGAAACCGGAGGTCAAGGCGTCGAGATCGGTGAATCCAGTGGGCAACCCCGAAACGGTCTGGTTGCGTTCCTGGCGGGCTTCGATGCGGTCGATCGCTTCTTGAAGGAAGGAGTCGATGCGGTGCGTCTCACCGGTGGCGGTTTCCTCGGCGATGGCGAAGATCCGTCGTTCCGCGTCGTCCACCACCTCCTCGGCCGATTTGCGGTTGGCGAACCCGTCTTCGATGATTTCATGCGCAGCGTGGATCAACCGCCTCAAGATCGACTTCTCGCGGACGATCTGAGCATAATATAGCGTGTTGGCCGCGTGCGGCACGCTGTTGGCGATCTCCACCAGCGCCTGGTCGCCCCCAACAGCCTCCATCAGGTCGGCTTTGCGAAGGTCTTCGCCGAGCGTGATTAGGTCGATTGCTTTGCCTTGATCGTATAACCGACGAATCGATCGAAAGATAATTCGGTGAGCATCTCGATAGAAGTCATTCTCATTAATCAGCAGGATAATCTCATGGACTATCTCATGGTTGAGCAATACGCCGGCGAGGACGCCGCGTTCGGCGGCGAGGTTTTGGGGAGGCACCCTCTGGGTGGGGTCGAGGAGGTCGAGGTTGAGGCTCAAGGGCCGTTCCTGGCGCTTGCGCTTGGTCCAACCCGAGCCGCTTGAGCCGTTCGCGTTGCCGTGACCGTCAAAGGCCGACCCGTTGCCCGTGGTGGAGGGGGCCATATGTCCGTCCGCTCCCTCTGCAAGCTAGGAAGAAAGTCGCTCTGCGGCGACGAGTCCCGACCGAGCCGCTCCTCCTTGGCGTCTCGTTCGCCGGATGATGATGGGTTCACCAGGCGGGTTCCTGACCCCGCGTCACCTTGTGGATTCGTGGCTGGACATTCAAAACGGCTGGGGCGTCGGATCACGTCGTATTCAAAGCCCATCGTCGAACCAACGCATGGGCCAACCACGTCCAGACTTGGGTTCGACGGGCGATCCTCGGTCCCACACCCGGACATGAACAAAGTCTTACCATGTTGTTCCTGGAGTCACTAGGGGGAAGCGTGCTTTTCTGTCAGCGTGGGATTGGTTCAGTCAGGTTTAGTTTGGTGTTCGAACCGCGGGCTGTAAAGAAGAGGACCCTGGTGAAGCAGCGCAGTGAGGTGGTTCAACCGGCTTCGAAGGAAAAAGCCGCCGGGGACTTCGCAACCGAAGTCCCCGACGGCTTGACATAGGGTGAACTCGAATGGAACGACGTCCCGCCGCATCGATTATCGGTTACCAACCGCTTGGCAACCGCCGCGGAGGAGGGCGAACCGCTTGTCAACCCAACGCGGCGCGATTCCGGCCCCGCAGATGCATCCTCAAGCGGGCTGGTCAATGTCGGCGGGCATGACCCAAAGCTCAACGATGGCGTCCACGTCTTGTCCGAGGTGGAGATTCACTTTGTAATTACCCAGCTGCTTGATCGTTCCGTCAAGCCGCACCTGGTCGGCCGTGACCGGGAAGTTGAGGGCCTGCAACTCCGAAGCGATCCGATCAGCGTTGACCGAGCCGTAGAGGTACCCATCGGCGTTGGAAAGCTCGGTGACGTAAAGCTTGGTCTGATTGATCTGAGCCGCGATGTTGAGCAGTTCGGCCCGCCGCGCCTCTTCAAGCTGACGCAAACGGATTTTGTGACGCTCGACGATCCGCACATTGTGGGGAGTGGCGAAGGTCGCCAGCCCCATTGGCAGCAGGTAGTTGCGGGCAAACCCAGCGCGGACCTTGACCAGATCGCCCGGCTGACCCACATGCGGCACCGCTTGGGTCAAGATCACCTGATAATATCCGTTCTTGGGCCGCATGGGGTGGTTGCGGCGGCGCTCGACGCCCGGTTGACGAGGGGGGCTGGCAACCGCCGCGCCTCCCTTGACTTTGGCGGAGCCGCCCGTGGCCGACTTAGCCTTGGCGTTGGCGGCGGACTTGGCCATGACAAACGACACTCCTCGACGGTGGAAGACGAAACTCCGGACCGTTCTGATCTGACTTCTCAAGCGATTCTTCAAGACCGATCGGCCATCTCCCCCCAAGGCGGGAATTCCAACCCCCGCCGAAGGAAACCCAACCGCGATCGAACTCCAACCGCCACTCCTTCACATCCGCGGCATCAGCCAACGCGGATACGAGGACCAAACCCAACCAGTCCGGACAGGAATCAATCGCCTCATTGTAACCCAAGACTCGATAAACGCAACTGAGGGCGGCCGCTAGCCTCCCTTTCACGGCCACCGGGACGCGGTTTCAACGACCAACCGACCCCCCAAGCAACGCGGTGGCCTTGCCAACACACCGCAAGGTTGCCCTCGCCAAAATGGTGGGCTAAGGTAAATCCCATCCTCCTCTCCTGACGACAAGCCGCGTCGGTCCCCTCGCCTCCCCTCCCCATGTGACACGATGAGTTGAATCGCGTCTCGAGGCGGCCGTTCAGTCCCTCCGCCCCATTTCATTCTCGCCGGCAACCCGCCGGCCGGAGTCCTTCACCCCCATGCATCTTCCGGGTTTCTTCGACACCGCCTTCAGCGTCTACGACGCCGTTTTGGAATGGCTCGTGCCAATTCTGTGGAGCACCGTCACCTTCGTCACCATGTTGACGCTGGGAATCGGCTTCTCCATTTGGAGTAAATTTGTTCAGTATCGCGCCTTGACCCACGGGGTCCGCGTGACTCTAGGCCAGTATGACGAACCGGATACCCCCGGCGCACTCAACCATTTCCAAGCCCTGACCACGGCTCTTTCGGGGACCATCGGCCTGGGCAACATCGGCGGCGTGGCCTTGGCCGTCGGCATCGGCGGACCCGGCGCGTTGTTTTGGATGTGGATTGTTGGCTTGCTTGGCATGGCGATCAAAACCCTGGAAGTCGCCCTGGCCATGATGTACCGCGACGAATCCGACCCCCACCACCCCAAAGGCGGCGCGATGTACGTCGCCTGGAAAGGCCTGCCCACCTTCCTCGGACCAGCCTTCAAACCCCTGGGAACCATCCTGGGCTATCTCTTCTGCCTGGCGCTTTGCGTCGCCACCTTTACAGGTGGGAACATGTTTCAGTCTTGGAATATTGGCGACATCACCCGAACCTATTACGGCGTGCCCACGATCTACACCGGGGTGGCGTTGGCAGTGGCAGTGGCGGTGGTGATTCTGGGGGGCATTCGACGCATCGGGCAGATTACCGAGAAGCTGGTGCCAGTGATGTGCCTCATCTACTTGCTGGGCGGCGTAGCGATCCTGATCGTCGGGGCGGCTAATGTGCCGGAAATGCTTGGCCTGATCGTCCGCTCGGCTTTCTCCCCCTCCGAGGGTCAGGGAGCCTTCCTGGGGGCGTCGGTTTGGTTCGCTCTGACCACCGGCATGAAACGGGCGGTGTTTTCCAACGAGGCCGGACAGGGCTCGTCTCCTTTGGCCCACTCCGCGGTCAAAACCAAGGAGCCGATCGACGAGGCGGTCGTCGCCGGCATCGAGCCGTTCATCGACACCTGTTTGGTTTGCACCTTGACTGGCCTGGTGCTTTTGACCACCAGCGCCTGGAATCGTCCCCCCGACGGCGACTTCACCGACCAACCCGTAAGGATCGTCGATGGCCGCCTGATTGCTCCCGAGTCCATCGACACCCTGCAGTTTCGAGGCGAGGCGGCCGCCATGCCGTTGCGCGCCAACGATCAACTCTTCCTGGTCGTCGAGGTGGCCGTCGAAGGATCTGAAGGATCCAGCCAACGGCGCAAGCTCTACGGCACCATCGTCCCGTCCAAAACCGAACAACTCAAACTCGGCCCGGTGAAGCCGGAGGAACTCCCCTTCGAGATCATCTGGAGCGCGCCTGAGAAGGGCACTACCCTGGTCGGTTTAGCCGAACCCGGTGTTTACCGCGACTACAAAGGAGCCGCCCTCACCGGCATGGCCTTCCAGCGCGGTTTGGGCCCGTGGGCCGTCCACATCGTCATCGTGACCTGCTGGTTTTTCGCCTACTCCACCCTTATCTCCTGGAGCTACTACGGGGAATTGGCCGTGCGCAACCTGTTGGGCGATTGGGCGATCCGACCTTATCAAGTGGTCTACTGCGCCGCGGTGGTGTTGCCTTGCGTCCCCGGCTTCATCACCACCGACGTGGAGTTGAGCCGTCTGGCCGACCTGGGTTCCGGCTGCATGTTGTTTGCCAACCTGCCGATTCTGATCCTCATGAGTCCGGTGGCGATCAAGGCAATCCACACCTATTTCCGTCGGGTGGACAGCGGTGAGATCAAGCGGACCCATTGAGCAAAGCGACCTCTCTCGACCAAGCACGCTAAACCATTGCCAACCCCGGAGGACCGAAGGATCAGCGCATGTCGTTCCTTCGGCCCTCCGGAGTTTTGGTCTCATCGGGTCATCCCACCTTGTCTTGCTTTCTCACTTAACTTAGCCTTGAGGATTGACCAAACATCCAGCTCGACTCAGAGAACAGGAGTGAATTCGGTCCACACCGGCAGATGATCCGACCCATAAGAAGAGCGAGCGGGTTTGGCGGGTCGGAAACGGTCGCGGTGGGGACCATCGACGTACAGATTGTCGATCGCGCCGGCTCCTTTGAAGCGATTGGCTCCCTTGACATAGGTTTCCCCCACCCCTTCGCATAGGGGACGGAATCGGCAGCCGTCGATCAGGCCAGTCAGCAGGGCGTGGGTGCGATCATAGGCTTGGCCCTTGCGACGCGCTGCCTCGACCTCCCATGAATTGGCCAGCTTGTCACGGTCGGTAATCCCGACGTTGAAGTCGCCGCCGATGATCACGTCATGGTTGGGAAAGGCGACTCGTATGGCCGCCGCGTCCAACGCCAGCGCCCCCATAACATATTCGCGTTGAATGGCGTTGTTGACATCCTGGCGACCAAACTGGCCCCGCGAGCTCTTGAGGTGAACATTGTAAAGCACCAGATCGGGCGACGAGGTCCGCACCCTCAGGAAACCGCGGCCGCGGAAGTTGGGGGGGGGATTGAGCCGACTAGGGATCGTCAACTGGCGCTCGACCACCTGACGTTCACTTGGGGGGTTGTCCAGTTCGGTGTCGAATTCGACCGCCTCAACGATGGGAAAGCGACTGATGACCCCCACTTCCAACGAGTTGTATTCCTGGGTGTGATCCGGGTTGAAGGAGGAGCAAACCGCGTCGGCCGGCGAGCCGTCGGCCTTGGTCCAGCCGATCACGTCGCGGACCGCCTCTAATACTGCTTGTGAGGTCACCTCCTGCAACAGGATCACATCCGGTTGCACTTCGGCCACCATGTTGATGAAATCAGACTTGCGGCGCTTGACTTCATCGGTGGTGAACAAGGCGTCGCAATTCCAGGTGACGATTCGAATGGGACGTCCAACGGCGGGTTGGGTTTGGGGAGGCACGGCTTCCTGCCGGGCTTGAGCCGGCGGGACGCTAGCGACGGCCGCGAAGAAACCCGAGAGGATCAGACAGGCCATTCCAAGGGTCGGAAAGACGAACCGATCGAA encodes:
- a CDS encoding endonuclease/exonuclease/phosphatase family protein, yielding MTGRGRVFSAVLLMACWSCPLNAQEPLVPPKPPGCIRVATFNVSLNRPQAGGLIASLATPDDPQARVIAEVIQRVAPDVILLNEFDYDPDGVALDAFQTRYLAVSQNGAPPRIFPHHLIGPVNTGVPSGRDLDKNGQIVGQPGQRGYGEDCLGYGQHPGQYGMALLSVYPIRREALRDFQTVLWSDMPNPMLPRNPQGNPWYDAEDLKVFRLSSKSHWDVPIDIDGVSLNILASHPTPPAFDGPERRNVARNHDEIRLWADYLSGPPKSSWLNAKGVHGSLEPPRWFAILGDLNSDPFDPPGSLNAIRQLLEHPRVDASFRPESPGAVEAARIQGQANRDHQGDPRYDTADFDDRAVGNLRVDYVLPARGLTVRGGGVVWPRSDSPWARLVDPETSSDHHLVYLDLDWPPRAEPTAEPVRYSTPIP
- the floA gene encoding flotillin-like protein FloA (flotillin-like protein involved in membrane lipid rafts) encodes the protein MNVFVSGLVPFAQGDPSFILVAVLIALGLLLLFLFVFVAKFFNLWIQSWTTRAGIGLMDLVGMSLRRVNPNVIVRSKIMAMQAGLSDKDGVTTKALEAHFLAGGNVPSVIKALIAANRAEIPLSWRRAAAIDLAGRNVLEAIQTSVNPKVIDCPDPMKGRTTVDAVAKDGIQLKAKARVTVRTNIDRLVGGATEETIIARVGEGIVTTIGSAENHKQVLENPDMISKRVLEKGLDAGTAFEILSIDIADIDVGDNIGANLQAQQAEADTRVARAKAEERRAFAVAREQEMMALIQENRAKVVLAEAEVPQAIAAALREGKLGVMDYYNLRNVQADTEMRAAIANTGHNETTSRSVTTA
- a CDS encoding trypsin-like peptidase domain-containing protein, whose protein sequence is MALDGPEVFRIEDAPQQGSGLRLGPILLILALFLGFCLVALGPWLAFRIGFSWELGRSEATAQMLRQLDEQGVLSRSSGLFRMAATRVMPSVVQVRTNGLNRVGGFGVESGIGSGVIYDRRRGYIVTNNHVIQNATSITVKLQRGQELVGRLVGADPKTDLAVIQVPAPLPVEAAWGDSDSLDVGDWVLAVGSPFFLEQSVSAGIVSATRRSNIPMLQQEEIYQDFIQTDAAINPGNSGGPLVNLKGEVVGINTAILSETGFNQGIGLAIPASVVKPVVEQLIVHQRVIRGYMGVLLEPLDPAEAREIGIDPPQGAKIASLVPGSPAEKAQMRVGDIVVRLDGEPVRDVADLRNKIGRLGVGSRVKLEFYREGQLRSLEVVLAELPSVASLGFTVRSATPEESVGLNLRRGPGVIVTQVGRDTPAERAGLRPGMALLRINRIPVFNPAQCDQIVMRLMPGEEIFLQVRQPDGTDGILVIAPSGGNP
- the dnaB gene encoding replicative DNA helicase → MAPSTTGNGSAFDGHGNANGSSGSGWTKRKRQERPLSLNLDLLDPTQRVPPQNLAAERGVLAGVLLNHEIVHEIILLINENDFYRDAHRIIFRSIRRLYDQGKAIDLITLGEDLRKADLMEAVGGDQALVEIANSVPHAANTLYYAQIVREKSILRRLIHAAHEIIEDGFANRKSAEEVVDDAERRIFAIAEETATGETHRIDSFLQEAIDRIEARQERNQTVSGLPTGFTDLDALTSGFHPEQLIVIAARPSMGKTAFALNICQYAVAVAGTPVLFVSLEMGRLELVERLLCAWTRIDSRKFRGLDRISTREHADLVKAAGELESLPLFIDETASRTVLQIHANCRRLRQRDQIGLVVIDYIQLLDSEQEGRESRQEQIAKISRKLKAMARDLRIPVIALSQLNRGVEQREDRRPRMSDLRESGAIEQDADLVLLLHRPEYYDPNDQPGIAEVIVAKNRNGATGTVQLTFLKNIMRFENCAASIVPDAGPGSPF
- the rplI gene encoding 50S ribosomal protein L9, whose translation is MAKSAANAKAKSATGGSAKVKGGAAVASPPRQPGVERRRNHPMRPKNGYYQVILTQAVPHVGQPGDLVKVRAGFARNYLLPMGLATFATPHNVRIVERHKIRLRQLEEARRAELLNIAAQINQTKLYVTELSNADGYLYGSVNADRIASELQALNFPVTADQVRLDGTIKQLGNYKVNLHLGQDVDAIVELWVMPADIDQPA
- a CDS encoding alanine/glycine:cation symporter family protein; the encoded protein is MHLPGFFDTAFSVYDAVLEWLVPILWSTVTFVTMLTLGIGFSIWSKFVQYRALTHGVRVTLGQYDEPDTPGALNHFQALTTALSGTIGLGNIGGVALAVGIGGPGALFWMWIVGLLGMAIKTLEVALAMMYRDESDPHHPKGGAMYVAWKGLPTFLGPAFKPLGTILGYLFCLALCVATFTGGNMFQSWNIGDITRTYYGVPTIYTGVALAVAVAVVILGGIRRIGQITEKLVPVMCLIYLLGGVAILIVGAANVPEMLGLIVRSAFSPSEGQGAFLGASVWFALTTGMKRAVFSNEAGQGSSPLAHSAVKTKEPIDEAVVAGIEPFIDTCLVCTLTGLVLLTTSAWNRPPDGDFTDQPVRIVDGRLIAPESIDTLQFRGEAAAMPLRANDQLFLVVEVAVEGSEGSSQRRKLYGTIVPSKTEQLKLGPVKPEELPFEIIWSAPEKGTTLVGLAEPGVYRDYKGAALTGMAFQRGLGPWAVHIVIVTCWFFAYSTLISWSYYGELAVRNLLGDWAIRPYQVVYCAAVVLPCVPGFITTDVELSRLADLGSGCMLFANLPILILMSPVAIKAIHTYFRRVDSGEIKRTH
- a CDS encoding endonuclease/exonuclease/phosphatase family protein codes for the protein MMSLLSPRFDRFVFPTLGMACLILSGFFAAVASVPPAQARQEAVPPQTQPAVGRPIRIVTWNCDALFTTDEVKRRKSDFINMVAEVQPDVILLQEVTSQAVLEAVRDVIGWTKADGSPADAVCSSFNPDHTQEYNSLEVGVISRFPIVEAVEFDTELDNPPSERQVVERQLTIPSRLNPPPNFRGRGFLRVRTSSPDLVLYNVHLKSSRGQFGRQDVNNAIQREYVMGALALDAAAIRVAFPNHDVIIGGDFNVGITDRDKLANSWEVEAARRKGQAYDRTHALLTGLIDGCRFRPLCEGVGETYVKGANRFKGAGAIDNLYVDGPHRDRFRPAKPARSSYGSDHLPVWTEFTPVL